From one Lotus japonicus ecotype B-129 chromosome 3, LjGifu_v1.2 genomic stretch:
- the LOC130747738 gene encoding probable protein S-acyltransferase 19 codes for MVRKHGWQLPAHTFQVVAITVFCLLVIAFYAFLAPFIGGHIWEYTFIGVYSPVALTVFILYVRCTAINPADPGIMSKFDPRVGNKFNSSHGLLGKHQSSEHDGNTAGEHSSPSSAASKRSMTNMSKKSSVEDLERIDSSRKHNEQSSCDVIGGIFCIMFSHEDCRKQEVTADEQGGGEDALFCTLCNAEVRKFSKHCRSCDKCVDGFDHHCRWLNNCVGQKNYSSFIALMAFSLTWLVIEAGVGIAVLVRFFVNKRGMESEIIDRLGNGFSRPPFAVIVVLSTAVSVLACVPLGELFFFHMILIRKGITTYEYVVAMRAMSEAPAGASVDEDLPNVLYSPTGSATTGLSGGSSLGLQYKGAWCTPPRVFVDYQEEVVPHLEPGMLPSTVDPDAAGIAERGEKMPKRPVRISAWKLAKLNSQEAMRAAAKARASSSVLRPVDNLHHPDAELSSSGSMRSSLSADTGTNKEIKHDLRLSPVRNSIAPSQGSRDEYETGTQSMSSFSSPTHVQEAVTLSPLPQGHSLGGFRAVTSIPSVVPERPLPSKATLSNFRNPISNPSLGFDGRVMPKVISNDPLLLSSSGTSILRDMKRTSVVWDQEAGRYVSVPLLPSEARNRSSVRIELPISNAETSSIGRKPVIPPQDLSSSAHKTPGQHAQNLTYTGDSIFFGGPFLSVPAKDGLKNERHQMSAEAQDSRTVNLPQESRSKRDAVSNQLPVFVPGSFDNMLQPRSSKD; via the exons ATGGTCAGAAAACATGGTTGGCAATTACCTGCTCACACTTTTCAG GTTGTTGCAATTACTGTATTCTGCTTGTTGGTGATTGCTTTTTATGCTTTCCTTGCTCCCTTCATTGGAGGTCATATATGGGAATACACCTTCATTGGTGTTTACTCTCCTGTG GCACTCACTGTTTTCATTCTCTACGTTAGATGTACTGCAATTAACCCTGCAGATCCTGGCATTATGTCTAAATTTGACCCTAGAGTGGGAAATAAGTTCAATTCTTCCCATGGTTTATTGGGGAAGCATCAATCTTCTGAACATGATGGGAACACTGCAGGAGAGCATTCTTCTCCATCATCTGCGGCTTCTAAAAGGTCTATGACAAATATGAGCAAGAAAAGCTCAGTGGAAGATCTTGAAAGAATAGATAGTTCAAGAAAACACAATGAGCAAAGCTCATGTGATGTAATTGGAGGAATTTTCTGCATAATGTTTTCACATGAAGATTGCCGGAAACAAGAAGTAACAGCTGATGAGCAAGGTGGTGGAGAAGATGCTCTGTTCTGCACTTTGTGCAATGCTGAG GTTCGCAAGTTCAGTAAACATTGTAGAAGTTGTGATAAATGTGTTGATGGGTTTGATCACCATTGTCGG TGGCTTAACAATTGTGTGGGTCAAAAAAATTACAGCTCTTTTATTGCTCTCATGGCATTTAGTCTTACATGG CTTGTTATCGAAGCTGGAGTGGGTATCGCTGTTTTGGTGCGTTTCTTTGTTAACAAGAGAGGAATGGAATCTGAAATTATTGATAGACTTGGAAACGGATTTTCTCGCCCCCCATTTGCAGTTATTGTG GTTTTAAGTACTGCAGTTTCTGTCTTGGCTTGTGTGCCTTTGGGTGAGCTTTTCTTTTTCCACATGATACTGATCAGGAAG GGCATCACGACCTATGAATATGTTGTAGCAATGAGAGCCATGAGTGAAGCACCTGCAGGGGCATCAGTGGATGAGGATTTGCCAAATGTACTTTACTCTCCAACCGGATCAGCCACAACTGGACTGAGTGGAGGAAGTTCTCTTGGTTTGCAGTATAAAGGGGCATGGTGTACACCTCCTAGGGTATTTGTGGATTATCAG GAGGAAGTCGTGCCTCATTTGGAGCCAGGAATGCTACCGTCAACTGTTGATCCAGATGCAGCTGGAATTGCAGAAAGAGGTGAAAAGATGCCAAAAAGGCCTGTTCGTATTAGTGCCTGGAAGCTTGCTAAGTTGAATTCACAAGAGGCGATGAGAGCAGCTGCCAAAGCCAGGGCATCTTCTTCAGTTTTGCGACCTGTAGATAATCTCCATCACCCTGATGCAGAATTAAGCTCTAGTGGGAGCATGAGAAGTAGTTTGAGCGCAGACACCGGAACTAATAAGGAAATAAAACATGATTTGAGATTGTCTCCAGTGAGGAATTCTATTGCTCCTAGTCAAGGAAGCCGTGATGAGTATGAAACTGGAACCCAAAGTATGAGTAGTTTCAGCAGTCCAACCCATGTTCAAGAGGCAGTTACACTCAGCCCTCTTCCACAGGGTCACAGTTTGGGTGGCTTCAGGGCAGTTACATCAATTCCTAGTGTGGTGCCTGAGCGTCCTCTACCTTCGAAAGCAACATTATCAAACTTCAGGAACCCAATATCTAATCCTTCTCTTGGATTTGATGGAAGAGTGATGCCAAAGGTAATCAGTAACGATCCGTTATTGCTTTCATCTTCTGGGACATCTATTCTAAGAGACATGAAACGGACATCAGTTGTTTGGGATCAAGAAGCTGGCAGATATGTGTCGGTTCCTTTATTGCCCTCAGAAGCTCGAAACAGGTCATCCGTGCGAATAGAATTGCCAATTTCAAATGCTGAAACAAGCAGTATTGGAAGAAAACCAGTGATTCCACCGCAGGACTTGTCATCGTCTGCACACAAAACACCAGGGCAGCATGCCCAAAATCTGACGTATACAGGAGATTCTATCTTTTTTGGTGGTCCGTTTTTGAGTGTGCCTGCTAAGGATGGTTTGAAAAATGAAAGACATCAAATGTCCGCAGAGGCCCAAGATAGCAGAACAGTAAACTTGCCCCAAGAGTCAAGATCTAAAAGGGATGCGGTTTCGAATCAACTTCCCGTGTTTGTTCCTGGCAGTTTTGACAATATGCTTCAACCTCGGTCTAGCAAAGATTAG